From one Triticum urartu cultivar G1812 chromosome 3, Tu2.1, whole genome shotgun sequence genomic stretch:
- the LOC125542221 gene encoding transcription factor bHLH168-like isoform X2, translated as MKLVAACTSMEVKAKPARTSARGGTAVPVEKKQLERERRQRMKALCEKLASCIPKEYFPHSDTMTQLGNLDVAASYIKKLKERVDELQQKKTSAEAISTLLGVSGISTATITATTSSGAGSPEEGEKIEASPPVVEVRQSDDASMEVRLICSTERPIKLHEVITILEEEGAVIINANHYVAAHVIFYTIHSRAFSTRIGIDVSRISERLGALV; from the exons ATGAAGCTCGTAGCTGCCTGCACCTCG ATGGAGGTGAAGGCAAAGCCGGCGAGGACCAGCGCGAGGGGCGGCACGGCGGTACCGGTGGAGAAGAAGCAgttggagagggagaggaggcagcgcatgaaggcGCTCTGTGAGAAGCTCGCGTCCTGCATCCCAAAAGAATACTTCCCCCACTCT GATACAATGACCCAGCTAGGCAACCTGGATGTGGCGGCATCATACATCAAGAAGCTCAAGGAACGGGTCGATGAGCTACAACAGAAGAAGACCTCTGCAGAAGCCATCTCTACCTTACTAGGAGTTAGTGGCATCTCGACGGCCACTATCACCGCTACCACGAGCAGCGGTGCAGGGTCACCAGAAGAAGGGGAAAAAATTGAGGCATCACCACCGGTAGTGGAGGTGCGGCAATCTGACGATGCAAGTATGGAGGTGAGGCTGATATGCAGCACGGAGAGGCCTATCAAGCTCCATGAGGTGATCACCATCCTTGAGGAAGAAGGGGCCGTCATCATCAACGCTAATCACTATGTTGCTGCCCACGTAATATTCTACACTATACACTCCCGG GCCTTCAGCACTAGAATTGGCATAGATGTTTCGAGAATTTCGGAACGACTGGGAGCATTGGTATGA
- the LOC125542221 gene encoding transcription factor bHLH167-like isoform X4, translated as MKLVAACTSMEVKAKPARTSARGGTAVPVEKKQLERERRQRMKALCEKLASCIPKEYFPHSDTMTQLGNLDVAASYIKKLKERVDELQQKKTSAEAISTLLGVSGISTATITATTSSGAGSPEEGEKIEASPPVVEVRQSDDASMEVRLICSTERPIKLHEVITILEEEGAVIINANHYVAAHAFSTRIGIDVSRISERLGALV; from the exons ATGAAGCTCGTAGCTGCCTGCACCTCG ATGGAGGTGAAGGCAAAGCCGGCGAGGACCAGCGCGAGGGGCGGCACGGCGGTACCGGTGGAGAAGAAGCAgttggagagggagaggaggcagcgcatgaaggcGCTCTGTGAGAAGCTCGCGTCCTGCATCCCAAAAGAATACTTCCCCCACTCT GATACAATGACCCAGCTAGGCAACCTGGATGTGGCGGCATCATACATCAAGAAGCTCAAGGAACGGGTCGATGAGCTACAACAGAAGAAGACCTCTGCAGAAGCCATCTCTACCTTACTAGGAGTTAGTGGCATCTCGACGGCCACTATCACCGCTACCACGAGCAGCGGTGCAGGGTCACCAGAAGAAGGGGAAAAAATTGAGGCATCACCACCGGTAGTGGAGGTGCGGCAATCTGACGATGCAAGTATGGAGGTGAGGCTGATATGCAGCACGGAGAGGCCTATCAAGCTCCATGAGGTGATCACCATCCTTGAGGAAGAAGGGGCCGTCATCATCAACGCTAATCACTATGTTGCTGCCCAC GCCTTCAGCACTAGAATTGGCATAGATGTTTCGAGAATTTCGGAACGACTGGGAGCATTGGTATGA
- the LOC125542221 gene encoding transcription factor bHLH167-like isoform X1: MKLVAACTSMEVKAKPARTSARGGTAVPVEKKQLERERRQRMKALCEKLASCIPKEYFPHSDTMTQLGNLDVAASYIKKLKERVDELQQKKTSAEAISTLLGVSGISTATITATTSSGAGSPEEGEKIEASPPVVEVRQSDDASMEVRLICSTERPIKLHEVITILEEEGAVIINANHYVAAHVIFYTIHSRVCTYVAIRNAQTSPRIQVSTNN, from the exons ATGAAGCTCGTAGCTGCCTGCACCTCG ATGGAGGTGAAGGCAAAGCCGGCGAGGACCAGCGCGAGGGGCGGCACGGCGGTACCGGTGGAGAAGAAGCAgttggagagggagaggaggcagcgcatgaaggcGCTCTGTGAGAAGCTCGCGTCCTGCATCCCAAAAGAATACTTCCCCCACTCT GATACAATGACCCAGCTAGGCAACCTGGATGTGGCGGCATCATACATCAAGAAGCTCAAGGAACGGGTCGATGAGCTACAACAGAAGAAGACCTCTGCAGAAGCCATCTCTACCTTACTAGGAGTTAGTGGCATCTCGACGGCCACTATCACCGCTACCACGAGCAGCGGTGCAGGGTCACCAGAAGAAGGGGAAAAAATTGAGGCATCACCACCGGTAGTGGAGGTGCGGCAATCTGACGATGCAAGTATGGAGGTGAGGCTGATATGCAGCACGGAGAGGCCTATCAAGCTCCATGAGGTGATCACCATCCTTGAGGAAGAAGGGGCCGTCATCATCAACGCTAATCACTATGTTGCTGCCCACGTAATATTCTACACTATACACTCCCGGGTATGTACATATGTTGCAATACGTAATGCACAAACAAGTCCTAGGATTCAGGTTTCGACCAATAATTAA
- the LOC125542221 gene encoding transcription factor bHLH167-like isoform X3, translating into MEVKAKPARTSARGGTAVPVEKKQLERERRQRMKALCEKLASCIPKEYFPHSDTMTQLGNLDVAASYIKKLKERVDELQQKKTSAEAISTLLGVSGISTATITATTSSGAGSPEEGEKIEASPPVVEVRQSDDASMEVRLICSTERPIKLHEVITILEEEGAVIINANHYVAAHVIFYTIHSRVCTYVAIRNAQTSPRIQVSTNN; encoded by the exons ATGGAGGTGAAGGCAAAGCCGGCGAGGACCAGCGCGAGGGGCGGCACGGCGGTACCGGTGGAGAAGAAGCAgttggagagggagaggaggcagcgcatgaaggcGCTCTGTGAGAAGCTCGCGTCCTGCATCCCAAAAGAATACTTCCCCCACTCT GATACAATGACCCAGCTAGGCAACCTGGATGTGGCGGCATCATACATCAAGAAGCTCAAGGAACGGGTCGATGAGCTACAACAGAAGAAGACCTCTGCAGAAGCCATCTCTACCTTACTAGGAGTTAGTGGCATCTCGACGGCCACTATCACCGCTACCACGAGCAGCGGTGCAGGGTCACCAGAAGAAGGGGAAAAAATTGAGGCATCACCACCGGTAGTGGAGGTGCGGCAATCTGACGATGCAAGTATGGAGGTGAGGCTGATATGCAGCACGGAGAGGCCTATCAAGCTCCATGAGGTGATCACCATCCTTGAGGAAGAAGGGGCCGTCATCATCAACGCTAATCACTATGTTGCTGCCCACGTAATATTCTACACTATACACTCCCGGGTATGTACATATGTTGCAATACGTAATGCACAAACAAGTCCTAGGATTCAGGTTTCGACCAATAATTAA